The following coding sequences lie in one Onychomys torridus chromosome X, mOncTor1.1, whole genome shotgun sequence genomic window:
- the LOC118574155 gene encoding protein ARMCX6-like isoform X2 — MGRAREMGWMAAGLMIGAGACYCMYKLTMGRHGRNQLEEAEEEDEWDDEQDLDEEEADNWFDFTTMARPWSEDGVWDEPGAPGGTEDRHSGGGKANRAHPTKQRPFPYEHKNTWGAQSFKSFNCAPDLTKCASIQGKKMFTEPTDAVFSLSHNVSRHLASLSVVGNGIPTPQPTVREKALCVPENPNTSVGNQGQIKMYIDEVCQETVLRCCKSFLQQAGLNLLISMTVINHMLAKSVSDPRFPLISQGSGCAKVEGLEALMGLPEKPVLAGEVLAAQMLFSSMLLFIRTGSREILMEALSP; from the coding sequence ATGGGTCGGGCCCGGGAAATGGGTTGGATGGCAGCGGGCCTGATGATTGGGGCTGGTGCCTGCTACTGCATGTACAAACTAACCATGGGAAGACATGGAAGGAACCAAttggaggaggcggaggaggaagATGAATGGGATGATGAGCAGGATCTGgatgaagaggaggcagacaATTGGTTTGATTTCACAACAATGGCTCGGCCCTGGAGTGAGGATGGGGTCTGGGATGAACCTGGGGCCCCAGGTGGGACTGAGGACAGACATTCAGGTGGTGGAAAGGCAAACAGAGCACACCCAACCAAACAACGACCATTCCCATACGAACACAAAAATACATGGGGTGCTCAAAGCTTTAAATCCTTCAATTGCGCTCCTGACCTGACCAAGTGTGCCTccattcaaggaaaaaaaatgttcaccgAGCCCACAGATGCTGTCTTTTCCCTTAGCCACAATGTCAGTAGGCATTTGGCCAGCCTCTCAGTGGTTGGAAACGGgatccccaccccccagcccactgtgagggAGAAGGCATTGTGTGTCCCAGAAAACCCGAATACCAGTGTTGGAAATCAGGGCCAGATTAAGATGTACATCGATGAAGTGTGTCAAGAGACAGTGTTACGTTGCTGCAAGTCATTTCTGCAGCAGGCCGGATTAAATCTGCTAATAAGCATGACGGTTATTAATCACATGCTTGCCAAGTCCGTTTCAGACCCGAGGTTTCCTTTGATATCCCAGGGAAGTGGATGCGCAAAGGTTGAGGGTTTGGAAGCACTGATGGGTTTGCCTGAAAAGCCAGTGTTGGCGGGGGAAGTGCTGGCTGCCCAAATGCTGTTCTCATCCATGCTCCTCTTTATCAGAACTGGGAGCAGAGAGATACTCATGGAAGCCCTCTCCCCATAA
- the LOC118574155 gene encoding protein ARMCX6-like isoform X1: MLARSICHRGGKTAEDLRRKRNSLDIGEVQKDPLLSGPKAHIHISMGRAREMGWMAAGLMIGAGACYCMYKLTMGRHGRNQLEEAEEEDEWDDEQDLDEEEADNWFDFTTMARPWSEDGVWDEPGAPGGTEDRHSGGGKANRAHPTKQRPFPYEHKNTWGAQSFKSFNCAPDLTKCASIQGKKMFTEPTDAVFSLSHNVSRHLASLSVVGNGIPTPQPTVREKALCVPENPNTSVGNQGQIKMYIDEVCQETVLRCCKSFLQQAGLNLLISMTVINHMLAKSVSDPRFPLISQGSGCAKVEGLEALMGLPEKPVLAGEVLAAQMLFSSMLLFIRTGSREILMEALSP; encoded by the exons ATGCTG GCTCGGTCCATCTGTCACCGTGGAGGGAAGACAGCAGAAGACCTCCGAAGAAAAAGGAATTCACTTGATATTGGAGAG GTGCAGAAAGACCCTCTCCTTTCCGGCCCAAAGGCTCACATCCACATAAGCATGGGTCGGGCCCGGGAAATGGGTTGGATGGCAGCGGGCCTGATGATTGGGGCTGGTGCCTGCTACTGCATGTACAAACTAACCATGGGAAGACATGGAAGGAACCAAttggaggaggcggaggaggaagATGAATGGGATGATGAGCAGGATCTGgatgaagaggaggcagacaATTGGTTTGATTTCACAACAATGGCTCGGCCCTGGAGTGAGGATGGGGTCTGGGATGAACCTGGGGCCCCAGGTGGGACTGAGGACAGACATTCAGGTGGTGGAAAGGCAAACAGAGCACACCCAACCAAACAACGACCATTCCCATACGAACACAAAAATACATGGGGTGCTCAAAGCTTTAAATCCTTCAATTGCGCTCCTGACCTGACCAAGTGTGCCTccattcaaggaaaaaaaatgttcaccgAGCCCACAGATGCTGTCTTTTCCCTTAGCCACAATGTCAGTAGGCATTTGGCCAGCCTCTCAGTGGTTGGAAACGGgatccccaccccccagcccactgtgagggAGAAGGCATTGTGTGTCCCAGAAAACCCGAATACCAGTGTTGGAAATCAGGGCCAGATTAAGATGTACATCGATGAAGTGTGTCAAGAGACAGTGTTACGTTGCTGCAAGTCATTTCTGCAGCAGGCCGGATTAAATCTGCTAATAAGCATGACGGTTATTAATCACATGCTTGCCAAGTCCGTTTCAGACCCGAGGTTTCCTTTGATATCCCAGGGAAGTGGATGCGCAAAGGTTGAGGGTTTGGAAGCACTGATGGGTTTGCCTGAAAAGCCAGTGTTGGCGGGGGAAGTGCTGGCTGCCCAAATGCTGTTCTCATCCATGCTCCTCTTTATCAGAACTGGGAGCAGAGAGATACTCATGGAAGCCCTCTCCCCATAA
- the Armcx3 gene encoding armadillo repeat-containing X-linked protein 3, with amino-acid sequence MGYARKVGWVTAGLVIGAGACYCIYRLARGRKQTKEKMAESGSADVDDAGDCSGARYNDWSDDDRDSNESKSIVWYPPWARIGTEAGTRARARARARATRARRAVQKRASPNSDDTVLSPQELQKVLCLVEMSEKPYILEAALIALGNNAAYAFNRDIIRDLGGLPIVAKILNTRDPIVKEKALIVLNNLSVNAENQRRLKIYMNQVCEDTVTSRLNSSVQLAGLRLLTNMTVTNEYQHILANSISDFFRLFSAGNEETKLQVLKLLLNLAENPAMTRELLSAQVPSSLGSLFNRKENKEVILKLLIIMENISDNFKWEENESAQNHFSEDSLFFFLKEFQVCADKVLGIESHHDFLVKVKVGKVAAKLTERMFPQSQE; translated from the coding sequence ATGGGCTACGCCAGGAAAGTCGGCTGGGTGACTGCAGGCCTGGTGATTGGGGCTGGAGCCTGCTACTGCATTTACAGATTGGCCCGaggaagaaagcagactaagGAGAAAATGGCCGAGAGTGGCTCTGCCGACGTGGATGATGCTGGGGACTGTTCTGGGGCCAGGTATAATGACTGGTCTGATGATGACCGTGACAGTAACGAGAGCAAGAGTATAGTTTGGTACCCACCTTGGGCCCGGATCGGCACTGAAGCAGGGACCAGAGCTAGAGCCAGGGcaagagccagggctacaagggCTCGGAGAGCTGTCCAGAAAAGGGCTTCTCCTAATTCAGATGATACTGTTTTGTCCCCCCAAGAGTTACAGAAAGTACTTTGTTTGGTGGAGATGTCTGAAAAGCCTTATATTCTTGAAGCAGCTTTAATTGCTCTAGGTAATAATGCTGCTTATGCGTTTAACAGAGATATTATTCGTGATTTAGGTGGTCTCCCGATTGTTGCAAAGATTCTCAATACCCGGGATCCCATTGTTAAGGAAAAGGCTTTAATTGTCCTAAATAACTTGAGTGTGAATGCTGAAAATCAGCGCAGGCTTAAGATATACATGAATCAAGTGTGTGAGGACACAGTCACTTCTCGATTGAACTCCTCTGTGCAGCTGGCTGGACTCAGATTGCTTACAAATATGACTGTTACTAATGAGTATCAGCACATACTTGCTAATTCCATTTCAGACTTTTTTCGTTTATTTTCAGCAGGAAATGAAGAAACTAAACTTCAGGTTTTGAAACTCCTTTTGAATCTGGCTGAAAATCCAGCCATGACTAGAGAACTGCTTAGCGCTCAAGTACCATCGTCACTGGGCTCCCTCTTTAATAGGAAGGAGAACAAAGAGGTTATTCTTAAACTTCTGATAATTATGGAGAACATCAGTGACAATTTCAAATGGGAAGAAAATGAGTCTGCTCAGAATCACTTTAGTGAGGATtcgctttttttctttttaaaagaatttcaaGTGTGTGCTGATAAGGTTCTGGGAATAGAGAGCCACCATGATTTTCTAGTGAAAGTAAAAGTTGGAAAAGTTGCAGCCAAACTGACTGAGCGTATGTTTCCCCAAAGCCAGGAATAA